The proteins below are encoded in one region of Ursus arctos isolate Adak ecotype North America unplaced genomic scaffold, UrsArc2.0 scaffold_24, whole genome shotgun sequence:
- the LRRC45 gene encoding leucine-rich repeat-containing protein 45 isoform X10 yields MEEFQHSYRRLCKESGAEPQETVLQQLQELPRGRLDLATQSLTVETCRALGKLLQKEALLTELILSDCMLSEEGATLLLQGLCANTVVRFLDLKGNNLQAAGAEALGQLLRQNKSIQSLTLEWNNLGPWEDAFAAFCGALAGNGALRQLDLRNNQISHKGAEELALALTRNAHLQQLDLRWNSIGLLGGRALVNCLPRNRTLWRLELAGNNVPGDILRAVEQAMDHNQERQTTSRENRARTHVLSKEFLDLMETIDKQRKEMARSSRASAACVGQLQEALNERHSIINALKAKLQMAEAALALSEQKAQGLGELLATAEQEQRSLAQRQAKERRLEQQEAAERESKLLRDLSAANEKHLLLRNQVDELERKVRSQQEQLFLARQELTNTAAELKIRAVQAEERLELEKKRSRQSLEDVEQLRAKEVEHMTRHLEESERAMQERVQRLEASRLSLEEELSRVKAAALSERGQAEEELIKAKNQVRLEEQQRLAHLEEKLRLLAQARDEAQSACLQQRQTVADAQARASQLSLQVEGLRRRLEELQQELSNKDQEKVAEVTRVRVELREQNGRLQAELTAQEALKEKVAALERQLKVMAGDHREALLDRESENASLREKLRLKEAEIARIREEEAQRASFLQNAVLAYVQGSPLRALSPQK; encoded by the exons ATGGAGGAGTTCCAGCACTCCTACAGGCGGCTGTGCAAGGAAAGTGGGGCTGAGCCCCAGGAAACTGTCCTGCAGCAACTGCAGGAGCTGCCGCGGGGCCGGCTGGACCTGGCCACCCAGAGCCTGACTGTGGAGACCTGCAGGGCCTTGGGCAAGCTGCTGCAGAAGGAGGCACTGCTGACGGAGCTCATCCTGAGTGACTGCATGTTGAGCGAGGAAG GGGCCACACTGCTGCTCCAGGGGCTGTGTGCCAACACCGTTGTGCGGTTTCTGGATCTAAAG GGCAACAACCTTCAGGCTGCCGGCGCTGAGGCTCTGGGACAACTGCTCCGACAGAACAAGTCCATTCAGAG TCTCACCCTGGAGTGGAACAACCTAGGCCCGTGGGAAGATGCGTTTGCTGCCTTCTGCGGGGCGCTGGCGGGCAATGGCGCTCTCCGGCAGCTCGACCTCCGCAACAACCAGATCAGCCACAAGGGCGCAGAGGAGCTGGCCTTGGCCCTGACACGCAACGCCCACCTCCAGCAGCTGG ACCTGCGCTGGAACAGCATCGGCCTCCTGGGGGGCCGGGCCCTGGTGAACTGTCTCCCCCGCAACAGAACCCTGTGGAGACTGGAGCTGGCAGGAAATAACGTCCCAGGCGACATCCTCAGAGCTGTGG AGCAAGCCATGGACCACAACCAGGAGCGGCAGACCACTTCCCGAGAGAACCGGGCCCGCACCCACGTGCTCAGCAAGGAG TTTCTGGACTTGATGGAGACGATTGATAAGCAGCGAAAAGAGATGGCCAGGAGCAGCAG GGCATCGGCAGCATGCGTGGGGCAGCTTCAGgaagccctgaatgagagacactCCATCATCAATGCCCTTAAGGCCAA GCTGCAGATGGCCGAGGCCGCCCTGGCCCTGTCAGAGCAaaaggcccagggcctgggggagctCTTGGCTACGGCAGAGCAGGAGCAGCGAAGCTTGGCGCAGAGGCAGGCGAAGGAGCGCCGGCTAGAGCAGCAG GAGGCTGCCGAGCGGGAGTCTAAGCTCCTCAGAGACTTATCTGCTGCCAACGAGAAGCACCTGCTTCTGCGAAACCAG GTGGACGAGCTGGAGCGGAAGGTGAGATCTCAGCAGGAGCAGCTGTTCCTGGCCAGGCAGGAGCTGACCAACACGGCGGCTGAGCTGAAGATACGGGCTGTCCAGGCTGAGG AGCGTCTGGAACTGGAGAAGAAACGGTCCCGACAGAGCTTGGAGGACGTGGAGCAGCTGCGAGCCAAGGAG GTGGAACACATGACTCGTCACCTGGAAGAGAGTGAGAGGGCCATGCAGGAGAGGGTACAGAGGCTGGAGGCCTCACGGCTatccctggaggag GAGCTGAGCCGAGTGAAGGCGGCAGCTCTCAGTGAGCGTGGTCAGGCCGAAGAGGAGCTCATTAAGGCCAAGAACCAAGTCCGTCTGGAGGAG CAGCAGCGCCTGGCTCACCTGGAGGAGAAGCTGCGGCTGCTGGCGCAGGCTCGGGACGAGGCTCAGAGCGCCTGCCTGCAGCAGAGGCAGACGGTGGCCGATGCCCAGGCCCGCGCCAGCCAGCTGAGCCTGCAGGTGGAAGGCCTGAGGCGGCGTCTGGAGGAGCTGCAGCAG GAACTGAGCAACAAGGACCAAGAAAAGGTGGCCGAGGTGACCAGGGTGCGGGTGGAGCTGCGGGAGCAGAACGGCCGCCTGCAGGCAGAACTGACCGCCCAGGAGGCGCTGAAAGAGAAGGTGGCAGCCCTGGAACGCCAGCTCAAAG TGATGGCAGGTGACCACCGGGAGGCGCTGCTggacagggagagtgagaacGCATCTCTCCGGGAGAAGCTCCGGCTCAAGGAGGCCGAGATCGCCCGCATCCGGGAAGAGGAGGCCCAGAGGGCCAGCTTCCTGCAAAACGCTGTCCTTGCTTATGTGCAGGGGTCTCCTCTGAGGGCTCTGAGCCCCCAGAAGTGA
- the LRRC45 gene encoding leucine-rich repeat-containing protein 45 isoform X12, translating to MEEFQHSYRRLCKESGAEPQETVLQQLQELPRGRLDLATQSLTVETCRALGKLLQKEALLTELILSDCMLSEEGATLLLQGLCANTVVRFLDLKGNNLQAAGAEALGQLLRQNKSIQSLTLEWNNLGPWEDAFAAFCGALAGNGALRQLDLRNNQISHKGAEELALALTRNAHLQQLDLRWNSIGLLGGRALVNCLPRNRTLWRLELAGNNVPGDILRAVEQAMDHNQERQTTSRENRARTHVLSKEVQHLQEEKSRQGSGWLCPQFLDLMETIDKQRKEMARSSRASAACVGQLQEALNERHSIINALKAKLQMAEAALALSEQKAQGLGELLATAEQEQRSLAQRQAKERRLEQQVGRRAGGQAVLGGVTSGAHAPSHPQEAAERESKLLRDLSAANEKHLLLRNQVDELERKVRSQQEQLFLARQELTNTAAELKIRAVQAEERLELEKKRSRQSLEDVEQLRAKEVEHMTRHLEESERAMQERVQRLEASRLSLEEVSVCWLGARLCSSLGHPFCGFRTSSGPTRQYPCEARGT from the exons ATGGAGGAGTTCCAGCACTCCTACAGGCGGCTGTGCAAGGAAAGTGGGGCTGAGCCCCAGGAAACTGTCCTGCAGCAACTGCAGGAGCTGCCGCGGGGCCGGCTGGACCTGGCCACCCAGAGCCTGACTGTGGAGACCTGCAGGGCCTTGGGCAAGCTGCTGCAGAAGGAGGCACTGCTGACGGAGCTCATCCTGAGTGACTGCATGTTGAGCGAGGAAG GGGCCACACTGCTGCTCCAGGGGCTGTGTGCCAACACCGTTGTGCGGTTTCTGGATCTAAAG GGCAACAACCTTCAGGCTGCCGGCGCTGAGGCTCTGGGACAACTGCTCCGACAGAACAAGTCCATTCAGAG TCTCACCCTGGAGTGGAACAACCTAGGCCCGTGGGAAGATGCGTTTGCTGCCTTCTGCGGGGCGCTGGCGGGCAATGGCGCTCTCCGGCAGCTCGACCTCCGCAACAACCAGATCAGCCACAAGGGCGCAGAGGAGCTGGCCTTGGCCCTGACACGCAACGCCCACCTCCAGCAGCTGG ACCTGCGCTGGAACAGCATCGGCCTCCTGGGGGGCCGGGCCCTGGTGAACTGTCTCCCCCGCAACAGAACCCTGTGGAGACTGGAGCTGGCAGGAAATAACGTCCCAGGCGACATCCTCAGAGCTGTGG AGCAAGCCATGGACCACAACCAGGAGCGGCAGACCACTTCCCGAGAGAACCGGGCCCGCACCCACGTGCTCAGCAAGGAGGTACAGCACCTCCAGGAAGAGAAATCCAGGCAG GGCTCTGGCTGGCTCTGTCCCCAGTTTCTGGACTTGATGGAGACGATTGATAAGCAGCGAAAAGAGATGGCCAGGAGCAGCAG GGCATCGGCAGCATGCGTGGGGCAGCTTCAGgaagccctgaatgagagacactCCATCATCAATGCCCTTAAGGCCAA GCTGCAGATGGCCGAGGCCGCCCTGGCCCTGTCAGAGCAaaaggcccagggcctgggggagctCTTGGCTACGGCAGAGCAGGAGCAGCGAAGCTTGGCGCAGAGGCAGGCGAAGGAGCGCCGGCTAGAGCAGCAGGTGGGCAGGCGGGCAGGCGGGCAGGCGGTGCTTGGCGGGGTGACCAGCGGTGCCCATGCCCCGTCGCACCCTCAGGAGGCTGCCGAGCGGGAGTCTAAGCTCCTCAGAGACTTATCTGCTGCCAACGAGAAGCACCTGCTTCTGCGAAACCAG GTGGACGAGCTGGAGCGGAAGGTGAGATCTCAGCAGGAGCAGCTGTTCCTGGCCAGGCAGGAGCTGACCAACACGGCGGCTGAGCTGAAGATACGGGCTGTCCAGGCTGAGG AGCGTCTGGAACTGGAGAAGAAACGGTCCCGACAGAGCTTGGAGGACGTGGAGCAGCTGCGAGCCAAGGAG GTGGAACACATGACTCGTCACCTGGAAGAGAGTGAGAGGGCCATGCAGGAGAGGGTACAGAGGCTGGAGGCCTCACGGCTatccctggaggaggtgagcgTGTGCTGGTTGGGTGCTAGGCTGTGCTCTTCCCTGGGGCATCCCTTCTGTGGTTTCAGAACCTCATCAGGACCCACCCGCCAATATCCCTGTGAGGCCAGAGGGACTTAA